The proteins below are encoded in one region of Neisseria bacilliformis:
- a CDS encoding anhydro-N-acetylmuramic acid kinase — protein MTTQLYIGIMSGTSMDGADAVLVRMDGSRFLSADAHSFLPYTGRLKNDLLALQNSGTDEIHRSRLLAQELSRLYARVVQNLLSEQNLTPAAITALGCHGQTVRHAPEHGYSVQLADLPLLAELTGITAVGDFRSRDIAAGGQGAPLVPAFHQAVFAAPDETRAVLNIGGIANISVLPPDAPAFGFDTGPGNMLADAWTQRIWQQPYDHNGEKAAQGRILPELLNRLLDHPYFAQTPPKSTGRELFAPAYLLERLNGGENPHDVLRTLAAFTAETAAADIRRTAPESRRLYVCGGGVRNPVIMAELACRLPHAEIQSTAALGLAPQQVEAAAFAWLAACWVRKIPSNPPQATGARQACILGCGCYP, from the coding sequence ATGACCACCCAGCTCTACATCGGCATCATGTCCGGCACCAGCATGGACGGCGCGGATGCCGTACTCGTCCGCATGGACGGCAGCCGCTTCCTGTCCGCCGACGCGCACAGCTTCCTTCCCTACACAGGCCGCCTGAAAAACGACCTGCTCGCCTTGCAAAACAGCGGCACAGACGAAATCCACCGCAGCCGCCTGCTCGCACAGGAACTCTCCCGCCTCTACGCCCGCGTCGTGCAAAACCTGCTGTCCGAACAAAACCTCACCCCCGCCGCCATCACCGCCCTCGGCTGCCACGGCCAAACCGTGCGCCACGCCCCCGAACACGGATACAGCGTCCAACTCGCCGACCTGCCGCTTTTGGCCGAACTCACCGGCATCACCGCCGTCGGCGACTTCCGCAGCCGCGACATCGCCGCAGGCGGCCAGGGCGCGCCCCTCGTGCCCGCCTTCCACCAGGCCGTGTTTGCCGCGCCAGACGAAACCCGCGCCGTGCTCAACATCGGCGGCATTGCCAACATCAGCGTCCTGCCGCCCGACGCCCCCGCCTTCGGCTTCGACACCGGCCCGGGCAACATGCTTGCCGACGCATGGACACAGCGCATCTGGCAGCAGCCCTACGACCACAACGGCGAAAAGGCCGCGCAAGGCCGCATCCTGCCCGAACTGCTCAACCGCCTGCTCGACCACCCCTATTTCGCACAAACACCGCCCAAAAGCACCGGCCGCGAACTCTTCGCCCCCGCCTACCTGCTCGAACGCCTGAACGGCGGCGAAAACCCGCACGACGTACTGCGCACTCTGGCCGCCTTCACCGCGGAAACCGCCGCCGCCGACATCCGCCGCACCGCACCCGAAAGCCGCCGCCTCTACGTCTGCGGCGGCGGCGTGCGCAACCCCGTCATCATGGCCGAACTGGCCTGCCGCCTGCCGCACGCCGAAATCCAGTCCACCGCCGCCCTCGGCCTCGCTCCCCAGCAGGTCGAAGCCGCCGCCTTCGCCTGGCTGGCCGCCTGCTGGGTGCGCAAAATCCCGAGCAACCCCCCGCAGGCCACCGGCGCGCGCCAAGCCTGCATCCTCGGCTGCGGCTGCTATCCGTAA
- a CDS encoding c-type cytochrome has protein sequence MYQPSTRNARGSALFNLIGGIVILLATLFFLVRLATSGYQPGTVEQSTAAAVQTRIQPQGAITEGDGVPVGERKGDKIFAKVCIQCHGADSATPNAPKITHNADWAPRIAQGLQTLFDHAWNGFNAMPAKGGQSDLTELELKRAIVYMANQSGGNFPDPDAAPAAAPASGASEAAASGAASAPAEGAKDTKADAPAAAGADVMAEGKKVFDGLCFGCHAATSAIPDTPRITHNDEWAPRIKKGKDTLFKHAIEGFTDKGMMPAKGGNEALSDDEVKAAVTYMVNSSGGKF, from the coding sequence ATGTACCAACCCTCCACCAGAAACGCCCGCGGTTCCGCCCTGTTCAACCTCATCGGCGGCATCGTCATCCTTTTGGCCACCCTCTTCTTTCTCGTCCGCCTGGCCACCAGCGGCTACCAGCCCGGCACAGTAGAACAATCCACCGCCGCCGCCGTCCAAACCCGCATCCAGCCCCAGGGCGCGATCACCGAAGGCGACGGCGTGCCCGTCGGCGAACGCAAAGGCGACAAAATCTTCGCCAAAGTCTGCATCCAGTGCCACGGTGCCGACAGCGCAACCCCCAACGCCCCGAAAATCACCCACAACGCCGACTGGGCGCCGCGCATCGCCCAGGGTCTGCAAACCCTGTTCGACCACGCCTGGAACGGCTTTAACGCCATGCCTGCCAAAGGCGGCCAGTCCGACCTGACCGAGCTCGAACTCAAACGCGCCATCGTCTACATGGCCAACCAGTCCGGCGGCAACTTCCCCGATCCCGACGCAGCCCCGGCCGCCGCACCCGCCTCCGGTGCATCCGAAGCCGCCGCTTCCGGCGCAGCCTCCGCCCCGGCCGAAGGCGCGAAAGACACCAAAGCCGACGCACCCGCCGCCGCCGGCGCGGACGTGATGGCCGAAGGCAAAAAAGTGTTCGACGGCCTGTGCTTCGGCTGCCACGCCGCCACCTCCGCCATCCCCGACACCCCGCGCATCACCCACAACGACGAATGGGCGCCGCGCATCAAAAAAGGCAAAGACACCCTGTTCAAACACGCCATCGAAGGCTTCACCGACAAAGGCATGATGCCCGCCAAAGGCGGCAACGAAGCCCTCTCCGACGACGAAGTCAAAGCGGCCGTTACCTACATGGTGAACTCCTCCGGCGGCAAATTCTAA
- the ilvB gene encoding biosynthetic-type acetolactate synthase large subunit produces the protein MQLSGAQILVQSLKAENVEYVFGYPGGAVLEIYDALFQLNKFKHILVRHEQAAVHAADAYARVSGKVGVALVTSGPGATNAITGIATAYSDSIPLVVISGQVGSPAIGSDAFQEIDMVGVSRPCVKHNFLVTDINDLTVTVKKAFQIARTGRPGPVVIDIAKDVTQAMAKFSYPQEDIFIRSYQPVLNGHTGQIKKAVQMLAAAKRPVVYFGGGVVLGNAAQELADFVRLTGAPCTATLMGLGGYPSGDRQYLGMLGMHGTYEANLAMQNADVVLAVGARFDDRVVSVPAKFLEKPKKIIHIDIDPSSISKRVHADVPIVGDVKNVLREMAALWRKQELQANEAALAKWWQDIESWRARNCLLLPESDVILPQMVVKTLAEVTGGDAVITSDVGQHQMFAAQFYPFKRPRQWLNSGGQGTMGVGLPYAMGAYLADRSKDVCCITGEGSIQMNIQELSTCFQYRLPIKTVCLNNGYLGMVRQWQELYYGERESETYFSSLPDFVKLAEAYGHVGMRIEKPADVEGALREALALKDRFVFMDFITDKKQNVFPMVGNGKGLDEMVLPPHMRERKADSDVNDVHDRHYDTRSVP, from the coding sequence ATGCAATTATCAGGTGCACAAATCCTTGTGCAGAGTCTGAAAGCGGAAAACGTGGAATACGTTTTCGGCTATCCCGGCGGCGCGGTGTTGGAAATCTACGACGCGCTGTTCCAATTAAACAAGTTCAAACACATTCTGGTACGCCACGAGCAGGCTGCGGTGCACGCCGCCGACGCCTATGCCCGCGTCAGCGGCAAGGTGGGCGTGGCTCTGGTTACGTCCGGCCCGGGCGCGACCAACGCCATCACCGGCATCGCCACGGCGTATTCCGATTCGATTCCGCTGGTGGTGATTTCCGGCCAGGTCGGCTCGCCCGCCATCGGCTCGGACGCGTTCCAGGAAATCGACATGGTGGGCGTGTCGCGCCCGTGCGTAAAGCACAATTTCCTGGTTACCGACATCAACGATCTGACCGTTACGGTGAAAAAAGCCTTCCAAATCGCCCGCACGGGGCGGCCGGGGCCGGTGGTGATCGACATCGCCAAGGACGTTACGCAGGCGATGGCCAAATTCAGCTATCCGCAGGAAGACATTTTCATCCGCTCCTACCAGCCGGTGCTCAACGGGCACACGGGGCAGATTAAAAAGGCGGTGCAGATGCTGGCGGCGGCCAAACGCCCCGTGGTGTATTTCGGCGGCGGCGTGGTGCTGGGCAACGCCGCGCAGGAGCTGGCCGATTTCGTCCGCCTCACCGGCGCGCCCTGCACGGCGACGCTGATGGGCTTGGGCGGCTATCCGTCCGGCGACAGGCAGTATCTGGGCATGCTGGGCATGCACGGCACATACGAAGCCAATCTGGCGATGCAGAATGCCGACGTGGTGCTGGCCGTGGGCGCGCGTTTCGACGACCGTGTGGTGTCCGTGCCGGCGAAGTTTCTCGAGAAACCGAAAAAAATCATCCATATCGACATCGATCCTTCCAGCATTTCCAAGCGCGTCCACGCCGACGTGCCGATTGTGGGCGACGTGAAAAACGTGCTGCGCGAGATGGCCGCCCTGTGGCGCAAGCAGGAATTGCAGGCCAATGAAGCTGCGCTGGCAAAATGGTGGCAGGACATCGAATCCTGGCGCGCGCGCAACTGCCTGCTGCTGCCCGAGAGCGACGTGATTCTGCCGCAGATGGTGGTGAAAACGCTGGCCGAAGTAACCGGCGGCGACGCCGTCATCACCTCCGACGTCGGCCAGCACCAAATGTTCGCCGCCCAGTTTTACCCGTTCAAACGCCCGCGCCAGTGGCTCAATTCCGGCGGGCAGGGCACGATGGGCGTCGGCCTGCCCTATGCGATGGGCGCGTATCTGGCCGACCGGTCAAAAGACGTGTGCTGCATCACCGGCGAAGGCTCGATCCAGATGAACATCCAGGAATTGTCTACCTGTTTCCAATACCGCCTGCCGATCAAAACCGTCTGCCTGAACAACGGCTATCTGGGCATGGTGCGCCAGTGGCAGGAGCTTTATTACGGCGAGCGCGAGTCGGAAACCTATTTCTCCTCGCTGCCCGATTTCGTGAAGCTGGCCGAAGCCTACGGCCATGTCGGCATGAGGATAGAAAAGCCCGCCGACGTCGAAGGCGCGCTGCGCGAAGCCCTAGCCCTGAAAGACCGTTTTGTGTTCATGGACTTCATCACCGACAAAAAACAAAACGTCTTCCCCATGGTGGGCAACGGCAAGGGTCTGGACGAAATGGTGCTGCCGCCGCACATGCGCGAGCGCAAGGCCGACAGCGACGTGAACGACGTCCACGACAGACACTACGACACAAGGAGCGTGCCATGA
- the ilvN gene encoding acetolactate synthase small subunit, with protein sequence MRHILSVLMENESGAMSRVVGLFSARGYNIDSLSVSATEDPTLSRMTIVTQGSGVVIEQITKQLNKLIEVVKVVDLNESRFVERELMLVKVRALGKDRDEILRLAEIYRGHIVDVSEKSYTVEVTGTTEKLDSFLEAAGGHLILETVRTGAAGIGRGERILKI encoded by the coding sequence ATGAGACACATCTTATCCGTGCTGATGGAAAACGAATCGGGCGCGATGAGCCGCGTGGTCGGCCTGTTTTCCGCGCGCGGCTACAACATCGACTCGCTCTCCGTGTCCGCCACCGAAGACCCCACCCTCTCGCGCATGACCATCGTTACCCAGGGCAGCGGCGTGGTCATCGAGCAAATCACCAAGCAGCTCAACAAACTGATCGAAGTGGTGAAAGTGGTCGATTTGAACGAAAGCCGTTTTGTCGAGCGCGAGCTGATGCTGGTAAAAGTGCGCGCGCTGGGCAAAGACCGCGACGAAATCCTGCGCCTTGCCGAAATCTATCGCGGCCACATCGTCGATGTCAGCGAAAAAAGCTACACCGTCGAAGTAACCGGCACCACGGAAAAACTCGATTCCTTCCTCGAAGCCGCCGGAGGCCACCTGATACTCGAGACCGTGCGCACCGGCGCGGCCGGCATCGGGCGCGGCGAGAGGATTTTGAAAATCTGA